The proteins below are encoded in one region of Stieleria sp. JC731:
- a CDS encoding amidohydrolase, producing the protein MTSSSDSHDRVIQIDQQVAHLWMVRTFLKHADESEDDEDLRDIVRDIYDFILAVGPIDEVDDDAKYMKMARKKLSKLRKATELYEEIQPEVSGHTNFVMAAKSLRLALDAITILAQKEASS; encoded by the coding sequence ATGACCTCATCAAGCGACTCGCATGATCGCGTCATCCAGATTGATCAACAAGTTGCGCACCTATGGATGGTGCGCACGTTTCTAAAGCACGCTGATGAATCCGAAGACGATGAAGACTTAAGAGACATCGTCCGTGACATCTATGATTTCATTTTGGCCGTTGGCCCGATCGATGAAGTCGACGATGACGCCAAGTACATGAAGATGGCTCGCAAAAAGCTTTCGAAGCTTCGCAAAGCCACAGAACTCTACGAAGAGATTCAACCCGAAGTCAGCGGACATACCAATTTTGTCATGGCCGCAAAGTCACTACGGCTCGCTCTCGACGCGATCACTATCTTGGCCCAAAAAGAGGCTTCGAGCTGA
- the lptB gene encoding LPS export ABC transporter ATP-binding protein, with amino-acid sequence MKPSDQEVTPVLEAIDLQKTYGRRRVVDGVNLRVGRAEIVGLLGPNGAGKSTSFRMICGMVQPDRGRVYLEGRDVTDWPMFRRARDGHMGYLPQDPSVFKKLTVEQNISALLELLGMDRKQRRIRTDELLEEFNITHIRKSRAAGLSGGERRRLEIARCLVSEPNIVMLDEPFAGIDPVTVQSVQGVIMQLRESGISVLITDHAAREILGTVDRCYVISAGRVLIDGTPEEVKQHPQVREEYLGDLDGATKFSDRKNEQRMAALAVHSDEGQGTGVVPRPHFDRNSQTRVRPQGPVSDV; translated from the coding sequence ATGAAACCGTCTGACCAGGAAGTGACTCCGGTTCTGGAAGCGATCGACCTGCAAAAAACGTATGGTCGTCGCCGCGTTGTCGACGGCGTGAATTTGCGAGTCGGCCGAGCCGAGATTGTTGGGCTGCTCGGTCCGAACGGTGCTGGAAAATCGACAAGTTTCCGCATGATCTGCGGGATGGTGCAACCCGATCGTGGACGCGTCTACCTAGAAGGTCGCGACGTCACCGACTGGCCAATGTTTCGCCGCGCACGCGACGGGCATATGGGCTATCTGCCTCAAGATCCAAGCGTCTTCAAAAAACTGACCGTCGAGCAAAACATCTCGGCGCTGTTGGAATTACTGGGGATGGATCGCAAACAGCGGCGAATCCGCACCGACGAATTGCTGGAAGAATTTAACATCACCCACATTCGTAAAAGTCGTGCCGCGGGTCTAAGCGGCGGCGAACGCCGACGCTTGGAAATCGCCCGGTGCCTCGTTTCCGAACCGAACATTGTCATGCTGGACGAACCGTTCGCCGGAATTGACCCGGTCACCGTCCAGTCGGTCCAGGGTGTCATCATGCAACTCCGTGAATCAGGAATCAGCGTCCTGATCACCGACCATGCGGCCCGAGAAATCCTGGGAACGGTCGATCGTTGCTATGTGATCTCCGCCGGTCGAGTGTTGATTGACGGAACACCTGAAGAAGTTAAACAGCATCCGCAAGTCCGCGAAGAATACTTGGGCGATCTTGATGGGGCAACCAAGTTTTCCGATCGCAAAAACGAACAACGAATGGCAGCGTTGGCGGTCCACAGTGACGAAGGGCAAGGCACCGGCGTGGTTCCAAGGCCACACTTCGATCGCAACAGCCAGACAAGAGTCAGACCACAAGGCCCCGTCTCTGACGTATAG
- a CDS encoding sigma-54-dependent transcriptional regulator, whose protein sequence is MSDTQSKPRTASGQEYDPSTFRLLVVDNEAAHAHAMTESLEKVGYKCTVATSGPEAAKLVERDTFDVIITDMVMNDVDGMKLLKLAGERLPDAEVVMVTGHATVPIAVEAMQQGAFNFLEKPITPNRLRAIVEKAVGAVALRRHNNELMSRLDERFGFEGIIYVSKKMQEVIDRLRRIAATDATVLITGENGTGKEVVAQAIHQNSSRRNKSIVAINTGAIAENLVESELFGHVKGSFTGADADRVGAFEYANGGTLFLDEVGDMPMGTQIKLLRVLEESKITRVGDNKAIKVNVRLVSATNRPLEDMIDAGTFRSDLYFRLKVITVTLPPLRERREDVIPLMDHFRKMFLRRHSKQAAHFTPAVTKRFFAYDWPGNVRQLRNFVETMVVLDTDEKLDLDDLPPELMDESELSMPEEVIEVPGIPDAADSGLIGQPLSVIEKWAIEKTLQLTNDNREEAAKILGIGARTLYRRLDQYKKEGDPDELEVDGDE, encoded by the coding sequence ATGTCCGATACCCAATCCAAGCCACGTACCGCATCGGGTCAGGAATATGACCCGTCGACATTTCGCTTGCTGGTCGTTGATAACGAGGCGGCACATGCGCACGCGATGACGGAAAGCCTGGAAAAGGTCGGCTATAAATGCACCGTCGCCACCAGCGGCCCCGAAGCGGCGAAGCTGGTCGAGCGAGATACCTTCGACGTCATCATTACCGACATGGTGATGAATGACGTCGACGGAATGAAGCTTCTAAAGTTGGCCGGTGAGCGATTGCCAGACGCAGAAGTCGTCATGGTGACCGGTCATGCGACCGTGCCGATTGCCGTCGAAGCGATGCAGCAAGGCGCGTTTAACTTCCTCGAGAAGCCGATCACGCCTAATCGACTTCGTGCGATTGTCGAAAAGGCGGTCGGAGCCGTTGCACTGCGACGTCACAACAATGAGTTGATGTCGCGCTTGGATGAACGATTCGGCTTCGAAGGCATCATCTACGTCAGCAAGAAGATGCAAGAGGTCATCGATCGTTTGCGCCGTATCGCGGCGACCGATGCGACCGTCTTGATCACCGGTGAAAACGGTACTGGAAAAGAAGTCGTCGCCCAAGCGATCCACCAGAACAGTTCGCGCCGAAACAAATCCATTGTCGCCATCAACACTGGCGCGATCGCCGAAAACCTTGTTGAAAGCGAGTTGTTTGGTCACGTTAAGGGATCATTCACCGGTGCCGATGCAGACCGCGTCGGCGCATTTGAATATGCCAACGGCGGAACTTTGTTTTTGGACGAAGTTGGCGACATGCCAATGGGCACGCAGATCAAACTGCTGCGTGTTTTGGAAGAAAGCAAAATCACCCGAGTGGGCGACAACAAGGCGATCAAAGTCAACGTTCGATTGGTCTCGGCTACCAACCGTCCGCTGGAAGACATGATCGACGCGGGAACCTTTCGTAGCGATTTGTATTTCCGCTTGAAAGTGATCACCGTCACATTGCCACCGCTTCGAGAACGGCGGGAAGACGTGATCCCGTTGATGGATCACTTTCGCAAAATGTTTCTTCGCCGCCACAGCAAGCAGGCCGCCCATTTCACGCCTGCGGTCACCAAACGCTTCTTTGCGTATGACTGGCCCGGTAACGTGCGGCAATTAAGAAACTTCGTCGAAACGATGGTGGTGCTCGATACCGACGAGAAGCTCGATCTGGATGACCTTCCACCGGAATTGATGGATGAATCCGAATTGTCGATGCCCGAAGAGGTAATCGAGGTCCCCGGGATCCCTGATGCTGCCGATTCCGGATTGATCGGCCAGCCACTGAGCGTGATCGAGAAGTGGGCGATCGAAAAAACGTTGCAGTTGACCAATGACAATCGCGAAGAGGCGGCAAAGATCCTAGGGATCGGAGCACGCACGCTTTACCGCCGACTGGATCAGTACAAGAAGGAAGGCGATCCCGACGAGCTTGAAGTCGACGGCGACGAATAG
- the lpxK gene encoding tetraacyldisaccharide 4'-kinase, which produces MSGQRRGLVAMLLRCGLRVAALPYSWAVRIRNRKFDNQPSHTQSVSVPVISVGNLTTGGTGKTPIVAYLAKWFRAHGIRVAIVSRGYGRGDASENDEAKELHQRLPDVPHIQDPDRVAAAQITIDELETQLILMDDGFQHRRLGRDLDIVLIDMTCPFGYGYVLPRGLLREPIASLSRADLVILTRCDQVSEKEIDDVLQTIRKVKQTLPVVRCSHQASGLLTYPNTTCPLDQLSGKRILMVSGIGNPDAFQRSLTDQGATVVGRRDLADHVEFDREVIRELETWVRSFQGADMLVCTHKDLVKIQADRLAGLPLMALTIEAKVDASDEFEHLLQQVKVKAEAIESEF; this is translated from the coding sequence ATGAGTGGCCAGCGACGAGGGCTGGTCGCGATGCTTTTGCGTTGTGGTCTTCGCGTTGCCGCGCTGCCGTATTCGTGGGCGGTTCGAATCCGCAATCGAAAGTTCGACAATCAGCCCAGTCACACTCAGTCGGTTTCGGTGCCTGTCATCAGTGTTGGTAATTTGACCACCGGCGGTACAGGAAAGACGCCCATCGTGGCGTACTTGGCAAAGTGGTTTCGGGCACACGGAATTCGTGTTGCGATTGTCAGCCGCGGGTATGGACGCGGCGACGCATCGGAAAACGATGAGGCCAAGGAACTGCATCAGCGTCTTCCTGACGTTCCCCATATTCAAGACCCTGACCGCGTGGCAGCCGCGCAGATCACGATCGATGAACTAGAAACACAGCTGATCCTGATGGATGATGGGTTTCAGCACCGGCGGCTTGGTCGAGATCTGGATATCGTTTTGATCGATATGACCTGTCCGTTTGGCTATGGGTATGTCTTACCACGCGGATTGCTGCGAGAGCCCATAGCGTCGCTGTCGCGAGCCGACTTGGTGATCCTCACGCGTTGTGATCAAGTCAGTGAAAAGGAAATTGATGACGTCCTACAGACGATCAGAAAGGTCAAGCAAACCTTGCCTGTCGTTCGTTGTTCACATCAGGCAAGTGGATTACTGACGTACCCAAATACCACATGCCCGCTCGATCAGTTAAGCGGTAAACGAATCCTAATGGTTTCCGGAATTGGCAATCCCGACGCTTTTCAGCGAAGCCTTACCGATCAAGGAGCAACGGTCGTCGGTCGCCGTGACTTGGCCGATCATGTTGAATTCGATCGGGAAGTGATCAGGGAACTCGAGACATGGGTTCGCAGTTTTCAGGGAGCTGACATGCTGGTCTGCACCCATAAAGACTTAGTCAAAATTCAAGCTGACCGACTGGCGGGATTACCGCTCATGGCGTTGACGATCGAGGCGAAAGTGGACGCGTCTGATGAGTTCGAGCACCTGTTGCAGCAAGTCAAAGTGAAAGCCGAAGCAATCGAGTCCGAGTTTTAG
- the ychF gene encoding redox-regulated ATPase YchF, with translation MSMEAGIVGLPNVGKSTLFNALTSSQAAQSENYPFCTIEPNEGIVNVPDERLERITKYITPQKTIPAALKLVDIAGIVKGASEGEGLGNKFLSHIRQVDAIVQVVRCFEDPDVVHVAGNVDPVADIDTIETELVLADLQTLENAMAKAQRTARSGDKEAKLRVAAIEKCNAHLESEQPLRTLKLTEAEAKSIHSFGLMTAKPILYVANVDENDLEGKDPLVDKVREHAQKTGADVVCVSAKLEAELAELDDEDRAEMLEDVGLEAPALSTIAQAAYKTLGLQSYFTAGEKEVRAWTIPAGATAPQAAGVIHSDFEKGFIRCEVYTLEDLETFGTEKEIRQAGKLRVEGKEYVMQDGDICHFLHKI, from the coding sequence ATATCGATGGAAGCCGGGATCGTCGGTCTGCCAAACGTTGGAAAAAGCACGCTTTTCAACGCTTTAACGAGCTCACAAGCCGCCCAAAGTGAAAACTATCCGTTCTGCACGATTGAGCCGAACGAGGGGATCGTCAACGTCCCGGACGAACGCTTGGAGCGAATCACAAAGTACATCACACCGCAGAAAACCATTCCGGCTGCTCTGAAGCTGGTCGACATCGCGGGGATTGTCAAAGGTGCAAGTGAAGGCGAAGGCTTGGGCAACAAATTCCTAAGCCACATCCGCCAAGTCGACGCGATTGTGCAAGTCGTTCGCTGCTTTGAAGACCCTGACGTGGTTCACGTTGCTGGCAATGTCGATCCGGTAGCCGACATCGACACGATCGAAACCGAATTGGTTTTGGCCGATTTGCAAACGCTTGAAAACGCGATGGCGAAAGCCCAGCGAACCGCGCGAAGCGGCGATAAAGAAGCCAAACTGCGTGTCGCGGCAATCGAAAAGTGCAATGCCCATCTGGAATCAGAACAACCACTGCGAACTCTGAAACTGACCGAAGCGGAAGCGAAGTCGATTCACAGCTTCGGGTTGATGACCGCAAAGCCAATTCTGTATGTCGCCAACGTCGACGAAAATGACTTGGAAGGCAAAGATCCGCTCGTCGATAAAGTTCGTGAACACGCGCAAAAGACCGGCGCAGATGTCGTTTGTGTCAGCGCCAAGTTAGAAGCCGAATTGGCGGAACTGGACGACGAAGACCGCGCGGAAATGCTCGAAGACGTCGGACTGGAAGCCCCCGCGTTAAGCACGATCGCCCAAGCGGCTTACAAAACGCTCGGTTTGCAGAGCTACTTTACCGCGGGCGAAAAAGAAGTTCGTGCGTGGACCATTCCCGCTGGCGCCACCGCACCCCAAGCCGCAGGTGTGATCCACAGCGACTTCGAAAAAGGCTTCATTCGATGCGAGGTTTACACCTTGGAAGACCTCGAAACGTTTGGCACCGAAAAAGAAATTCGCCAAGCCGGTAAACTACGTGTGGAAGGAAAAGAATACGTCATGCAAGACGGCGATATCTGCCACTTCCTTCACAAGATCTAA
- a CDS encoding prolyl oligopeptidase family serine peptidase, whose protein sequence is MLRRSLLFGSLLFASCGLADGPADNIATSVRPIPPVGIQADGAKIELLRQRCESIRKSMSAVLVEAAQATKTSKSWQKSAAIAHEKNLASLQSEILVFPRAVELAIVLNQFYKESELDNADKLLDEAAARIERAKSKADWSHVVGFGSGENQQLIIGGYTSKIDDSYQPYALVVPSGFTANDRRPRRLDLWFHGRGEKLSEVNFLWTGQNNAGQYTPDDTFVLHPFGRYSNAFKFAGEVDVFESLEYLKTRLPVDSQRIAARGFSMGGAACWQFATHYPDQFFAANPGAGFSETPEFLKSFQQEDLAGTPEFQRTLWQLYDCPPWARNLIHCPTVAYSGEIDKQKQAADVMQSALREHHIDLVHIIGPDTAHKIHEDSKVEIEKRMDQLANLVSRETPDEIDFTTYTLRYNRMHWLKLTGLVQHWAKAHVEAKLVNEAQVEIQSENVTALTLDFGPAQWQGDYPCRPAIAIDGQTIEGPAIKSDRSWNVKLVNQNGKWSIGQPDRAIRKKPGIQGPIDDAFMDAFIFVLPTRTSSDKAFHQWAEQEAKHAMNHWRKHFRGDIRVVKDIDVTKEMIASKNLIAFGDSESNTLLARLADALPVRWTADQIQLGSQSFPRTNHAGIFVSPNPLNPDRYIVANSGFTFREYDYLNNARQTPKLPDWAIVDITDGATTRAPGRFVDAGFFNEHWEAE, encoded by the coding sequence ATGCTGCGCCGGTCTCTCCTCTTCGGATCACTTCTATTCGCTTCGTGTGGCTTGGCCGATGGGCCCGCCGATAACATCGCCACATCCGTTCGCCCGATACCTCCGGTCGGAATCCAAGCGGACGGGGCGAAAATCGAATTGCTTCGCCAACGATGTGAGTCGATTCGCAAATCGATGTCGGCCGTTCTGGTTGAGGCGGCGCAAGCGACGAAGACAAGCAAGTCTTGGCAAAAGTCCGCAGCCATAGCTCATGAAAAAAACTTGGCCAGTCTTCAGTCGGAAATCCTTGTTTTCCCACGTGCTGTAGAACTGGCCATTGTGCTCAATCAGTTCTACAAGGAAAGTGAACTCGACAACGCCGATAAGTTACTTGACGAAGCCGCGGCGAGGATCGAACGTGCCAAGTCCAAAGCCGATTGGTCGCATGTTGTCGGATTCGGATCTGGTGAAAACCAACAATTGATCATTGGCGGCTATACATCAAAGATAGATGATTCTTATCAACCCTATGCGTTGGTCGTCCCCTCTGGTTTCACCGCAAACGATCGTCGCCCACGGCGGTTGGACCTGTGGTTTCACGGTCGCGGCGAAAAGCTAAGCGAAGTCAACTTTCTGTGGACCGGACAAAACAATGCGGGGCAATACACGCCCGATGACACGTTTGTGCTTCATCCTTTTGGCCGATACAGCAACGCGTTCAAATTCGCTGGCGAAGTCGACGTTTTCGAATCGTTGGAGTATTTGAAAACACGACTTCCCGTTGATAGCCAGCGAATTGCGGCACGTGGATTTTCGATGGGCGGCGCCGCATGTTGGCAATTCGCGACGCATTACCCCGATCAATTCTTCGCAGCAAACCCGGGTGCTGGTTTTAGTGAAACGCCGGAATTTTTGAAGTCATTCCAGCAAGAAGATCTCGCCGGTACTCCTGAATTCCAACGCACCCTTTGGCAACTTTACGATTGTCCGCCTTGGGCCCGAAATCTGATTCATTGTCCGACCGTCGCCTACAGCGGTGAAATCGACAAACAAAAGCAAGCGGCTGATGTGATGCAATCAGCACTGCGTGAACATCACATCGACTTGGTCCACATCATCGGTCCCGACACCGCGCACAAGATCCATGAAGATTCGAAAGTGGAAATTGAAAAGCGAATGGATCAACTTGCCAACTTGGTTTCTCGCGAGACTCCCGATGAAATTGACTTCACCACGTACACGCTGCGTTACAACCGGATGCACTGGCTGAAGCTAACCGGTCTTGTTCAGCACTGGGCGAAGGCTCACGTGGAAGCAAAATTGGTTAACGAAGCTCAAGTCGAGATTCAATCCGAGAACGTCACGGCATTGACACTGGACTTTGGCCCCGCGCAGTGGCAAGGCGATTATCCATGTCGACCTGCCATCGCGATTGACGGGCAAACGATTGAAGGCCCCGCAATCAAATCGGATCGATCTTGGAACGTCAAATTGGTCAACCAAAATGGCAAATGGTCAATCGGTCAACCCGATCGGGCAATTCGAAAGAAACCGGGGATCCAGGGCCCGATCGACGATGCGTTCATGGATGCATTTATCTTTGTATTGCCGACGCGGACCTCGTCTGACAAGGCTTTCCATCAATGGGCGGAACAGGAAGCGAAACACGCAATGAATCACTGGCGAAAACACTTTCGCGGTGACATCCGTGTGGTGAAAGACATCGACGTGACCAAAGAGATGATCGCGTCGAAGAACTTGATCGCATTTGGCGATTCGGAATCCAACACTCTATTGGCTCGACTGGCCGATGCACTTCCGGTTCGTTGGACTGCCGACCAGATTCAACTCGGCAGCCAGTCGTTCCCACGAACCAACCACGCCGGAATCTTTGTGTCACCGAACCCGCTTAATCCAGATCGCTACATCGTGGCAAACAGCGGATTTACTTTCCGAGAATACGACTATCTGAATAACGCTCGTCAGACGCCGAAGCTGCCCGATTGGGCGATCGTTGATATCACAGATGGTGCCACGACGAGAGCCCCTGGACGGTTTGTCGACGCGGGATTTTTCAACGAGCATTGGGAAGCCGAATAG